The Aptenodytes patagonicus chromosome 10, bAptPat1.pri.cur, whole genome shotgun sequence genomic sequence AGCTACGCGAATCAGTTTTTCGGTGGCATTCCTTCCAGAAATAAAACCCTGTTAGTTATACCGTTACCCGCTTAAGAGGAATACGCTGGTTTATTCTGGAGTAACTTCCTGCTCCTGAAAATTGCTCCATAACTGACTTTGTAATCCAGGAAAAGCAGATTTCCCAACCAACAGACTGACTTTGACGGATGACCCAACAGCAACGAGCTGCAGGTCTTTGATTCTGCCACGAGTTCAGAGCTGGTGAAGGCTGGTTTTAAAGTGGTTTTAGGAATCTGTGCAAAATGACCCGAGCCCAGCTGTAAAGGCTCTCAAGAGCACAAGGGACAAGAGCTGCTACAAGCTATTGAAGAGTTGACggagaaaacaaaattactgctGCCTCTGTATCTACCCGAGATAAAACTCCTGGATCTCAGGGTTGTAATTGCATTAATATTTGATAATTAATAAAGCACGGAAGTGGATTGTACTCCAATGGGCAAATAAGGCTGATACGATTATAAACTCATTTCTTCCCTCAACACTACCCTAgcacaaactgctttttttttttgctggtctTTTCCTTAATCCACAGAGGTTGGAAGAGTTTTCCGAAAGGAACTAAAACCTAGGGTACAGCCAGCTCCACCCGCCTCAGAGCCCCGCGGGGTCCTCCCGGCAGAGCCCCAGCCCTCTGCAAGCCGCCTCACCCACGGAACACAGGCCTGGCTAGGGACCGCCTCCCTTCCCTGCCGGTCATTTCACCCCGCTAATATTTGCGGAGAGGTCACGCACCAGAGACGACCTTGCCAGTCTGAAGCTCCACCTCAGAGGAAGTCGGCTACAGCCAGTCACTTTTGCTTTCTTAATCTAGCACGAACTACTCACGCCGACCAGCtacaaagttttatttaaaagaagaaagcccCAAACTGGGTCGACCTTTGCATCCTTCCCAGATGTATTCTTCTACTTTGGAGATCACAGCGAGTAGCGTACTGCGAAGCAGCATCCTAATTCTACGTAAAATACAACGGAACAAACCACAGCAACTTGAAGGAATATCTTTAGTCTCATTAAAGGACAGCCCGATCAGAACGCAACCCGGATTTTTACCAGAATTTAACGTGGCCCAACATTTCATCTGCAATTCTGGCGTATGCAACGCTTCCCAAACcatgaaaatgttttcccttgTTTTATCTACCTAATTAGGTGAGGGAAGAGTAAATGACAGGCCAAGCCAGAATTATAATGCTCTTTTGCCGTTCCGTAGGGAGattccccatcctctccccagctccaAAACGGATCTTCGACCCTGCTTTCTCCAATAAATCACGTGCAGAGCTGAGAGCAAGAGCACTCCTCTGTAAATGCCCCTGCACCCAGGCAGGGAGTGAGAGGACACTGCTGAAAAGCCCTCAGATGCTGGCCGTTTGGGGGagaatacttcccccccccccccccccccccaaacacgaaGCAAATCctacagagaaacagcaaatctCAGTTTGAGAAAAGCCTAGATTGAAGTTCTCGAATGCCACCTTTAAGCTGAAAAACTGAAGTCTCTTTCCACTGAGCGCTCAACAAAACCATTGACCCTTTGGTCTTAAACAAAGGAACGACACGGTTAGACTAAAAGGATCccgaagaaaaataaaataaaggccaCAAGAATTTGAACTCTGGATTTCCAGGAGGCGTTTTTCATTTCGTTTTCCACCCTTTGTTTTCCACACCAACACTGACATCTACATTCCCGACTGGAAGCGTATGCTGGAGCCCAGACTCCGCGAGCCACCCTGGCAAAGGCAGAAGCGCCGCGggagccagccgggcgcctcgCATTTCACGTGGGGTCCATCAAGGTCACCGTCACGCACAGCGACGCGTGTGTGACAGCCAAACCGCGCCGACGCATCCGTGTGGAGGTTCCCAGCCCAAGGAAGAGGCAAAGGGCACGGATGTTTGCAGAGGCACGTTTTCCAGAGAACTTAACAAGCTTCAAGAGTCCGAGAAGCCTAAAACCATCTAATATTATACAAACACGCGTTAAATCTTCCCCGAGCGCCAGAATTTGTCAGCTTTCCCTGGTAACGAGCACGGAAGAAAAACACGCGTCAAGAGGAGCATCAATTTGAAGAATTAATTGACTGAAAGAGGCGACGACAAGCCCAGGGCTGCGTGTGCATTACGTACAGcacattttgcagcattacacCACGTAAATTCAAACCCACAGCAAGAAGAGCGGAGCACGGGCTCGCGAGATGAACCCGGCGCGTCAGGTTTGCCGAAACGCAAACCCCCGAGGCCGCCAGCGAAGGCGAACTGGGTCAGAAGTGTTAAGCGGGGCGTTTGTAACACAAGACCTTGGAAAAAGAAGAACGTGGAGGCTGCTCGTTAGTGGGAAAGCGAGGGCCACGAGCAGGCGGAGTTCAGCAGGAGTACAAAGGCACTGCGAGCAAGGgattttagtggatttttttttttaaaaaaaaaggtttttaagaaGTATCCAAGACATCCCAGCACCCAAACAGAACGACCGCCGCTTATTACCTtgcgttttttaaaaaaatgcagcaatcCACTCCCTACAGCAACTGTTTAATTCACATGCGCTACAGGAGAGGCACACGCAGGTCTCCGAGCGTTTTAAACGTGATGACCGTCTGTCAATTAGCCGTTAACCGAGATGCACCGACACCGCCTTCTCTGCGGTCTCGGTATTTGAGCTCCGGTTCCTCGGTCAGCATTCGCTCCGCGCTGTCCCTGGCTGcttgttttcccctctccctaTTAATTAGGGTGTTAATGAGGAAAGCCAGAGGGGGCCGAGAGCGGGAGCAGGGCTGGCCCGCCCCGAtcgcccccggggccgggctgcccGGCTGCGGAGGTCACCGCCGACCTCCGTCAATGTCACCTTCGAGGGAGGCCCGGGGAGGGCGCCGCCGGTCCCTCCGCTACAGCCCCCGGGAAGGGGCCCGGCGCCCCCCAGGAGACGGCGGGGCCGGTAACGGCGGGGGGtcgccgggggcggcgggagcggggcagcggccgggcccggcggagGCGGCGCGCACTAGGCCGCAGGCGCGGCCTGCCCTCGAGTGACACCGGCGGGTCATTACAAGGACACGGCGCCACCGGCCGGGTCCCGCCGCCCTCCCACCCGCCGaggccagccccccccccccctccccccggggcCGAGCCGAACCGGGGCGGGGTCGGGGCAGGCGGGAAGGTCGCGGGCGACCGCTCACCtgcggggccggcgggccggcGGACGGCGGCGCGGAGGCCGGAGACGGCGCAGCGGCggaggagcgcggcggcggccaGCATGGCGGCGGGGAGGTAGCACCGGGCAGCGGGGGCGCGCGCCGCTCGCTCTTGGCACCGGACCGCGCGCGctgcgggcggggagggagggggggagggaggcggcggcTACGGCGGCGCCGCGGGGACACACCGCGCCGCCGCGGGAAGGGCGGGAaggctgcggggggcggggcttAGCGCGTCGCCCGCGGGGCGGTGCCGGCCGCCATTTTGtggcggggacggggcggggggcggcccgctGCCGGCCTCTCCCGCCTCATAAAAGgccgtggcggcggcggcggtccTCCCGGCGTGTTCCGGGGCTCGCGTCTGGGGCGTTCCGGTGCCTGCTCAGCCGCTATGCGGCCTGGCGGCCCCGTTAACCGAGCTCACGCGTGTCCCTCGTGGATCGGGGCCGCAGGGAAGCGGGGGTGGCCCTTCCCTGCCCCCGCTCGTGATCGCTGTTTGCCACCGGCTCTGGCAAGGGAAAATTGCCTGGCGTCTTCCCAGTGAGTGAGGGGAAAACGGGGCCCAGCCTGGCTCTCTGTGGCTCTGCCCCAGTGCCAGCCCTGGCACCTGGCGAGGCGGCCTCCCTCGCGCCCTTGTCCCCAAACCCCTTAGACCCTGACCGCCGGGTGCTGCCTTCAGCCTCCCGTGTGCCGGCGGGAGGGTAGGGCCGACCCAGCCACCGGCCCCTCGGGCCGCCGCAGGGACACCGCTGGGCTCACAAATTGACCCCAAAAATTGTTCtttgcaggtgcctggggctgtgcCTCGGCAGTGCAGCGCAAGACCGTGATGATCTTGCTCGCCATGTCCCCTTAGGACCGTGTGGAGCCAGATATCATCATGCTGTTTTAAATGCTTCGTATTTTGggttacagtctttttttttaaccattttctcATGCGGGAAAACCATCAAAGCGAGGAGTGCAAAATCCCCAGGCTCCCGTTGCCTCCAAGACTGGAAATTGCCTGCATATAAAATcaattacaaataattttgcacATTAACAAAGTAATAAGGAGAAAcaactgatctttttttcctccctttctccttgcTGGGAGCAATGTGAGATGGCAACAGCGGGGCAGGGTCGGGGAGGTGACGGGCTGTTAGTTCTCAGCGTGGCCGTGACAGTCTTTAGGCTCCCATCAGAGCATTTACAGAGGGTTTTACTTATTAGCATGATTTTTAGTGCATTTGGAGTAGGAGCCCGTACCCGGTGCTCCCCCTCGTGTGCGGGGCGGAGGGTTGAACCTGAATGGTGTCTGCGCCGGAGAGAGGAGGCTGGCAAGAGCGATCGCTGGGTGGGACGGAGCCCAAAGCTTCCCCAGCCCCAAACTcacaaaaaataatcacaaaaaaataacaattgGAAATTAATATTCGACTACATGGTGGCAGATAAGTGAAGTGAATCGGTCTACGGCAGGGCAGATAAGCGCGAGCCTCCGGCCTGGAGGAGCAGCTGCCTGCTGAGGGAGATAACAAGGTCATCGCCGAACAAAACAGccccctgcttcctcctcctcctcctcctcctcgctcccCTCGTCTCCTTTCATTCCCGCTCCCAGCCAAGCAAAGCGCTTGCCAAGCGAGCCCTTTGACAAAAGAGGGGATGCTCGCCGGCCCCAGAGAGCGGGAGCGAGGCGGGGAGATAAGGCAGCTGCAGCCGGAGCATCCCTCCCGGATGGCTTTCGGGAAGGGTACGCTCATTAATACCCGTTAATTCATGCCGCGGTGCCCCCGGGGGCTGCCTGGGCTGGATCAAGGGCAGCCAGGTGGATCAGGGCTTGCTTGGCCTCCCACAACCCcgtcccctgccctccccgcatCTCCCCGCTCCCCGTTGTGCCGGCCAGGGGGGCTGGCACGGGGGCTTTGCCAGGCTCTGCCgtgccggcgggggccgggctgcTGCCAGGGCACGTAGGAGAAACCGGTCCTGATCCCATCCCGCCTTGGGACAGGGTTTGGCCGGGATCCCCTTGTCCTGGCTCAGCGGCAGCGACAGTCCCACCCTCGCTGTGCCGTGGTCGGCAGCCGAGGTGATCCCCCCATTTTCCCACAGACATATCTCAACTATTTCTAAAGAGCTTTTATTTTCCGTTCGTTCTCTTTTACCCCCTGAAAGAAGCAGGGATTTTGCTCCGAAGGGCTTTCCCGGGGAGCTAGCCCGCGGCGAGGTCTCTGCAGCCAAGCCCACGACCCCAAAACCTCCCCGTCCTGCACCGGCCACCGCATCCAGCCACGACGACAACCCACCCAACGCTCCCACTGCCCCCGGCTCCCGACACGGGGGCTTCACGCCGGCTCCAGACCCTACGAGCACCTCGGGGAGAGCAAAGGCCTGAACATCTGATgcgggaagaagaaggagggctgttttattttcttccgcTGTCccgcaggcaggcagagcagcgctgggctccgcgggcgcggggAGGGAGCGACCCGTCTGCTCGTTTGTGTGTTTTATTCGGGATGAATCACGGCGCCGCGGGGCGCTGCGCCTGGCATTAATAAACCTGACAGCCTCTCGCCGAGCGTAATTGCAGCGGTTTTGATAATGAAGGTATGACTCTAACGGGCTTGGGGCAAAACCGTCTCTCCTGATGGCTGAGACGTCGCAATGGGGAGCGATGACGTGCAGCCGCCTTCCCCGGTCCGGGCACCCTTCGGTGAAAGGCAACGGGGTGCTCTGGCCCCCTGGGAGCCGCTGCAGAAACGTGGCTGGTGGTGGCATTGCCTCCGGCTGGCCGAATGCGGGGTCAAGCAGCTCCCCACACCACCTCCCGTcctgtccctccccaccccacaccccccccccgccccacttcAGGCCATAACCGAGGGCTGGCAGGTTTTAACCCTTTAACCCTCACCCCAAATCTGGGGACATGGtaacctccctccccccccccccccccagcagcaagCCCCCATGCACGGGGGTCACCTGGAGCAGCGGCAGCACGTCGGGGGGAGCCTGCGGCCCAGCGCTGACCCCGCAGCGAGCACGGCGCTGCCTTTATCCACAGCAAAGCGGCTCGAAACCCCGGAGTTTCTCCAGCGTACAATCTCCCGCCTGTACAGAGGGCACATTCCTGTATGTATTCGTACGCATTCCATAGGTACGAACACATATTCCATATGTACCCGGCGTACGGCTGGTCGGGGTGGGAGGTGGTGGGGTCAGTGGTGGTGGTCCGGCCGGCGGTCCGTGGTCCCCGAGCCCCTCGGGCCGTCGGGTACCTGTACCTGCAACTTCTTGGTCAGCAGCTCCTCGCGGGGAGGTGGCAGGGGCCGCTTCAGCCCCTTGGTGGAGGAGCTGGACGCGTCTTCTCCCGCCTCGCCGAGCTGCGTCCCCGGCCCGTGCTGGGGCTCCGGGGGCTGGTAGCCCGTCTGGTTGGGATCCAGGGGGTCTCGGGAGAGGAGGATGCAGATGGAGGGGACGTTCTTGTGAACGGTCAGGTTCTGCGCCTGGCCGCCAGGCAGCGGGTCCTGGTTCTCCCAGACCTCCAGCAAGGTCTTGTAGCGCACCTTGGTGACCTGATGAAGACCGCCCAGCTTCCGCTTCATGATCTCCACGCAGGTGATGGTCTTGGTGACCGCCCTGCCGCAACCGCTGAAGACGATCTGCCGGCTGCCCTTCAGCTCCATCTGGGCCATGGCGAAGTTCATCAGGTTCCTGATCTTGCTGCCCTCCTTCACTTTCATCTCCACCACGTCTgggggcaggtcggggaagggcAAGGGGCTCTCCTCCTCCGAGGTCCTCACCTTTCGGAAGTTCTCCATCCTGGACTGGGTGCCGGGCTTGGCTCCCCCTCCTTCGGCAGCCATTCTTCGCCTCTTCCCGACGGATCCGCTTGGACTCCTAGCCCCCCGGGACCATGGCAAGGCTGGCTGTGctgccctccagcccagcccGCAGGAGGGCTGAGTTTAACCCTGTGTCCCCGGGAccaccagccccttcccctctcctcgcCCGGGGCTGGCTGCGGAGGAGCCAGCAGCGAGCTTGGCGGCTGTGCCAGAGGCTGTGCCCCGGGGGGGGCCAGGCTGCAGGATCCCCTGGGTGCCCCCGGTTGCTCCCGGTGGGGACAACGGCCGGCTCCGGCTCCCGGTGATGCTTGGGCTCCTCCGCTCCCACTGCAGCACTCgcttctgctgctctttgcttcATTCTGGACTTCAGCAGCCCCCAGAGCTGTTCTGTGTAATTAGCagatcctccccctctccctccccttcctcccctcctcctcctcctcctcctcccctcgctCAGCctcccatcccagcacccagctcctgcCTTCATCCCTGCCCAGCACCGAGAGCCAGGGAAGGcgaaggggagggcagggagcccaGGTCCCCGCCGGGAGcgtgcaggcagggaagcagcagacagggaagggaagggaaaaggcgGGGAAGGtggaaggcagagggagaagctCGCTCTTGCCTTCATGATGCTCCCGGAGTCCTGCCCCCTTAAAGAGAACCTGGTCCCTTCTCTCGGCGCTTGTTCCGCTCAAGGACGCCAACTGCGAATGTCAGCGGAGTAGAGTGCGGGCagccggcctgcctgcctgcctgcctcccctccaCCCTCTCCCCGGCAGCATCCCCGGAGGGATGAGGAGTCCCGGCCGCGCAGCGCCCGGGGGGTGGCACGGAGATGCAGGAGGTACTTTGGGAAAGCTGGCAGCCTGAGCTCAATCCCTTATTAGCCATCGGAGAAGCTACCGGGACCTGCAGCCAGGAGAAAGCCTGGCAGATGGCATCGCAGC encodes the following:
- the RPP25 gene encoding ribonuclease P protein subunit p25 — its product is MAAEGGGAKPGTQSRMENFRKVRTSEEESPLPFPDLPPDVVEMKVKEGSKIRNLMNFAMAQMELKGSRQIVFSGCGRAVTKTITCVEIMKRKLGGLHQVTKVRYKTLLEVWENQDPLPGGQAQNLTVHKNVPSICILLSRDPLDPNQTGYQPPEPQHGPGTQLGEAGEDASSSSTKGLKRPLPPPREELLTKKLQVQVPDGPRGSGTTDRRPDHHH